GCAGCTCAAAAAGATCAAGAGCGGAAGAAGATGGTGAGAACAACCTCCAAACCCCTCCAAATGTTGCTGAATCAATTGGCTATCGACCAGAGGGTAGAGATGCggcaaaaaagaaaaggaaaggtaAATCAGTAGCTGAATCATTTTCATACCCTCCTGAATATCTTGATTCTATTAAAACTCTCAGTATTGCACGACAAGCAGAAGTTGAAGTACTACGTCAGAAACTCGATTATGATAGGGAAGTTGAGAAATCTAGGCTTGAAGTTGAAAAATGTAGGATCGAAATGGAGAACAAGAAGACACAAGATTTCGATAGAATGACGGAGATGAGGATGTTGAGCAATTTATTTGGAAGACACAACTTATCACCCCATGAAGAACGAGTTAAGTTAGATTTGATCCAAAAATATTATCCTTCTAATTAATGTTTGTCTTATCTTTGTAAAATAAGTTATTATGttaacttagtttaattagttattACTTTATCCTAGTATTATTTAGTTTTTCTGTTATCCTAGTTTAGTTTAAGCTTCGTTTTTATGTTATCAATGTAAAATATTTATGTTATGCtaattattgtaatatatttttaTTAAGTTTTCATTGTGTTGTCAACATCTATATGTGTTGTCGATAACTATGTGTATTGTCAACATCCATAAGAGTTGTCTACATCTAACTGTATTATCTACATCAAAGTGTTGACAACACAATGAGAACTCACAAACTCACATCAAGAGGAGTTGTCTATATGAATTGTCTATGTCATAGTTGTTCTTTAAATACTCAATTTCTCAATTGAAAAACTCACAAACATCTCTTCATCTTCTTTCTATTAAAATCTCTTCTTCTACCTATTAAAATCTTTTCTTATTATACTTTAAAATTTTAAGAAAATGTCTGAAAATTCATACCTTAGTGATTCAGCTTCCAATCCTAATTACTCTAATAGTGTGAATGATTGGGAtcaaaatacaatattttttAATCAATGGCAAAATCGAATTATGGAAGAAAATCGTGTTATGGATCGCATTTTGGAAGATTCCCTTATATATAATCCAAACCCATTTTTccaaccacaaaatcaaactCCAAGATCTAATAGACGTTATATTGAGAGGAATCGTGAGCAAGGTTATGAACAATTGTTCAATGACTACTTTGCTGATGATCCAGTTTACCCTGCTCATATATTTCGCCGTAGATTTAGAATGCAAAAGCATGTATTTCTCCGTATAGTTGAGGCTCTTTCTACTAGTGATGATTTCTTTGAACAGTCGCCTAATGGAAGCGGTAGACTTGGTTTTGCTGCATTACAAAAATGCACTGCTGCCATAAGGGTGTTGGCTTATGGAGCATCGGCCGATTCACTTGATGAATATTTACGGATGAGTGAACAAGTTATAAGAGAATCCGTCGTACACTTTGTTGAAGGTGTAATCGCCAACTTTGGTACACAATATTTACGAACGCCTAATGAAGAAGATTTAGCAAGGTTACTATATGTGGGTCAACAACGAGGATTTCCGGGTATGTTAGGTAGCATAGATTGCATGCATTGGGAGTGGAAAAATTGTCCAACAGCTTGGGCTGGACAATATGCTGGAAGAAGTACAAAGACTTCCATCATTCTAGAAGCTGTTGCATCACATGATTTATGGATATGGCACGCATTCTTTGGAACACCAGGTTCGTGTAATGATATTAACGTTCTTCAACGATCACCTGTTTTTAATGATATCTTAGAAGGTCGAGCACCGCAAGTAAATTTTGTTGTGAATGGTCAACAATATAATATGGGATATTATCTTACTGATGGTATATATCCTTCTTGGGCTACATTTGTTAAATCAATTACCGCTCCACAACTTCGAAAGCACAAGTTATTTGCTCAATACCAAGAAGCGGCTAGAAAAGATGTTGAACGTGCGTTTGGAGTTTTACAAGCGAGGTTTTCATTTATCAAACGTCCTTGTCGTATTTGGAACCCTAGTATCATCGGTAAAATTATGATGGCTTGTATTATTATGCATAATATGATAGTTGAGGATGAGCGAGACACATACCTAAACCATTGGGATACAACTGAATTTAACGAAGACATGTCAACAGAAAGAAGTGCAATAAATGGAGATGAAGTTCCTGATAACGGGACTTCGCAATTCTCTATCGGAGATTCAAGTCTAACTGGATATATGCAACGTCGATCACAACTTCGGGATAAAAACACTCATAATAATCTAAAAAGTGATCTAATTGAGCATATTTGGGAAACATTTGGTAATGTCAACTGAAAAaatgtattttttatttttattattgcaaTATTTATTATGTTTTAGAGTAACGTATGTATTCAAGTTTTAATGGTAATTGAGATTTCTGTTGGCATTATCTTAGTTTGGTGTATGTTTTTTGCGACTTTACTTcgaacaaaaaaaaatatatataataaaaaaaatgaatgttTTTTTATATAACATTATGATCATGTACTATATATTTTCAATTTTTGTGAAATTTTGACATGAAAAATATATTTGATGGTAAAATAAAAGGTAAGAGAGAAGTTTGAGTAAAAAGTAAGAGAGAGAAGGTAGGTTAAGGTGGTCATTGATAAACATCAAATAAATGGTGTAGGTCAAATAAAGTGGTCATGAATATAAAAGTAATATTTGTAAGTGTGACCTAGGTCATGACCTTTTATTGATAAAGATGGTCTTATAAACCAAAAGACACCCCCAAATTATATGGACCCAAATATGACATacttttacaatttttttttaccATCTCTATTATTAATTGTGTAAGCTAAAGAATGCTGTCCTACAACCAAGCATAAAACCTAGACGAGGGAATCTAACTATTTTGTAACGGCTCTTCTCCTCTTTGGTTGTGGAGCCAGATAAATAGCCGTTATATGGGGGGCCACCTCTTATTGAACCGTTTTTTTCAAATATTATATAACCGTTACACCACTACTCCATTTTCCCCTCACAAATTCCAACCACCTTAACCTTCACAAAACCCAAAAATAACCTCAAAATATAGCTCAAATACAAGCTAAAAATCCcatttttttcattaattttttaATTCAATCTTCTCTAAAAATCTCAAAGATTTGATCTTTTTTATTTACAATGACGGTTGAAGTTGCAATCGAAGAAACCCAGAAACAGGAAGTTGTTGTTTCTGAAGAAGAGGCTAAAATGGTCACTGAAAATGAAGAGAAAGTTTCGGAAAAACCCGAAAATGAGGAGAAAGATGAGAATGAGGCGAAACCCGAGTTGATTGAGAAGAGCTCTTCTTATAGGGAGGAGAGTAATAATCTCTCTGACCTTAAGGAGAGTGAAAGGAAGGCTTTAACCGAGCTAAAGTCGCTAATTGAAGAAGCGATTTTAGGGAACACCCTTCTCGAAAAACTCGAGAAAAAAGATGAATTGGAGGGTAAAAAAATTGAGGAAATTGAAGATGTGTTAATTTGGGGTGTTCCATTGTTACCTAGTAAAGGATCAGAGGGTATAGATGTAATTTTACTTAAATTTTTAAGAGCTAGAGAATTTAAGGTTAATGAAACATTTGAAATGCTTAAGAAAACCCTAATTTGGAGGGAGAATTTTAATATTGGGTCAATTTTGGAGGAAGATTTGGGGGTTGATCTTGAGAATGCAGCTTATATGAGTGGCTATGACCGCGAAAATCACCCGGTTTGTTATAATATATTTGGGGTTTTTGGTAATGAAGAATTGTATTcaaagacatttgggagtgaGGAAAAGAGAGAGCAGTTTTTGAGGTCTAGGTTTCAGTTTATGGAAAGAGGGATTAAAAAACTCGATTTTCGACCCGGTGGTGTTACTTCTATTCTTCAGGTTTATGATCTTAAGAATTGTCCTGGTCCTTCTAAGAAGGAAATTAGGAATGCTACTTTCAAAGCTATTGGTCTTCTTCAAGATAATTATCCTGAATTGGTTGCGAAAAATGTGAGTTCTTTTTTCCGTCTTCCTTCGTTTCAATTAGTTATTTaattaaagtaaacaaatgatttgaACGAGTTTTTTTAATGTGACAGGTGCTTATTAATGTGCCATTTTGGTACTATGCTTTTTATGCATTGATCTCACCTTTCTTGACTCAAAGAAGCAAGAGCAAGTTTGTTGTTGCTCGTCCTCCTAAAGTTACTGAGACCCTTCTCAAGTGAGTGATTGTTTTCTTAATTTCCGCATTTTTTATAGATCTATCGTTTTCTTTGATTCGGATTTCTAAAATAAATCAAAACGACTCACTAAAATGTAACGTAATTTAAACCTGCATTCTACCTGGCTTACTCAGGTTAAGGGGCCGGATGTATTGAAAATAGACTATGTTGTTAAATCCGGCCCCTTAACCAACATTTGTAGGAATCCTTGATATGTTACGTTGTTAACCAACATTTGTAGGAATCCTTGATATATTACCTTGTTAAATCGGGTTTATGTCTAAATACATCGGACCCCTTAACCGTCATTTGTAGGAATCCTTGATAGGGTTAGTGTTATATGTTTGCTTGCAATTTCCTTACATTTTGATATTTAGGTACATCCCATTTGAGGAAATCCCGGTCCAATATGGTGGATTAAAGCGCGAAAATGAAGCTGAATTTGATGGAGACGATAGGAAAGTAACTGAAATCGTCTTAAAACCAGGATCAACTGAAACTATTGAGATCCCTGCACTGGAGGTATAAAAAGAAATCACAATTCCTACTAGCTAccatttttatattatttgtcacttgaactttggcttacaaCGAAACTATTAATTTCGATGAACAGGCCGGAAAAGCATTGGTTTGGGAATTGGCTGTATTGGGAGGGGAAGTGAGCTACAAGGAGGAATTTATCCCAACAGATGAAGGGTCTTACACTATTATCATTCAGAAGGAGAAGAAGTTGGAATCGATGGAAAAGGCGGTCAGGAACTCGTTCAAGAATAACGAGGCAGGAAAGATTGTGCTTACCATTAACAATCAatcaaagaagaagaaacgagcCTTTTACCGATACAAGAACTAGACCAATTGCAAATGCCTGCCTGcttatatgttgttgttgttgaattgaGATTATAATTTATGGTAACTTTTGGTGTAACAAGAAATTCTTTGTAGGTTTAATTGAAGCATTctttttgtttatttattgtgTTTGATGAAATTCAGAATTTCTTTGCCAAATTATTGAAAGAGAACCCTTGCACAAAATTaccatttttttttcaattgagtGCACTTATATGATATATCACGATAAGAATCGACCTCAATCATGGTTAAAGCAAGAAAGCTCTCACACAGTTAAAATGATAGTCTCACACAGTTACCTGTAAATGACATAGGAAAACTAATTCAGTATAAGTACTACGAGGTAATTTCACTAATAAATTCCTAATATCTTGTCGGTAACAGTCCAAAATTTATCCTCCGTGCTCAGGGGCGGTTCTAGGACTTGATGGAAGGGGGTGCGTAAAATTTTTTAACAATGAAAATATCGAGTTATATGAAAAAAAATATTGTTTAGTTGGACAAAATGTATGATATAACATTAAATAAAAATTGTTCAATGCAAGGATAAAACCAATGACCTCTCACTAAGAAATAGTCTGAATAACCACTAGACCCATATAACTAATGTGCTCCTCTACTAAAGAATACTGTAATTATTTTTCGGGAAAGGGGGTGCAGATGCACCCCCGCCAAAAACGCCACTGTCCGTGCTTGCTATAAAACAACCAAATATTTAAAAATACAACGTATTACCTTAATTTGAAAACAAAATATGTCCAAATatctaattaaataaaataaaatagggaAAATTGCTCTTGTGAGTTCCTttagacaaaaataaaataaaatagagaAAAGTATGAGGTAATTCGCTAATAAATTCCTAACATCTTGTCTATAAGAGTCCCAACATTTATTCTCCGTACTTGCTATAAAACAACCAAATATTTAAAAATACAGCGTATTACCTTAATTTGAAAACAAAATATGTCTAAATatctaattaaataattttaATAGTATTATTTCCTATTATATCAACTTAATTGTATTGATTCTTCCTATAAGTACATACAAAATAATAAGCCTTGTTTGAGACTATCCCTACAATTTTGCTTATTTTCACACAAAGACGTTCTTCTTAAGCCTTTAAAGATATTAAACATGGTTTCATTGTCAGCGAATCTAGGGATTGTCTGTACAATTCTGCTTTGTCTTCTTGTGGGGTTCATATATTTGACATACTTCCAACCATCTACGAGCGATTCCAACAGAATAATATTCGGGTGGGGATGGAAGATATGTGGTGCATTAGAGATCATTTTCCTATTCCTTTGGTTTTATACTATACCCATCCGCCGTCGTAAGAGttgccctcctcctcctccttctcctcctgcTTGTGATGTTTGAAGAAATATATACCGTATTCGGTTTTCAGCCAGATCGTTCTACATTAAGTTCATGATTTCACGTTAGGATGGTTAAATCTAATAAGTATTTGTTATTTCTAAATTTAAGTGCTCCTCCGTTTTAgttaatagtttacatttgctttatttttctctcacaaaataaagCAAGTGTAAAACTGTTTACTGAAACAGAGAGCGCAGTATAGAGGAGTTTGCTAACTTACATTTATGTACGTTTTAGTGAGTCCTTATAAGCTACTCCgcattataataattattattattattattattattattattattattgttattattattttgatatTTTATTCATTCGTCCCGTTGTGTATGATTTTAACAAATAAAACGCACTAGTTACTGCAAATGATAAAAAAAACTTAGCTTTTATTTATTCGTCCTGTTGTGTATGATTATAAAGCTCGGAAAATTTACTCTCTACCTCGGAATATATGATAAAAGCTCGGAATTTTTACGTTTTCTGAAACGTCGAAACTATTACGTAAGTTAGGATCTTTTTTCGTAAAACGGATTTCAAAAATCACAATTCATATTCAATCCGCGAAGTCAAGTTTGTTAAACTTAAATTTATTAATAACTCACAAAATTGAAATTAGATACATATGAAATTTCTTAGAGAGCTCGTAAAGTTTCTTAGAGAGCTCGTAAATTTTCTTACATAGCTCGGAAAAGTTACTCACAAGCTCAGAATATATATATCTTAAAAAACTCGAAACATTTACTTGTAAACTAAAAAAAATACAAGGCTAAAAAAATTACAGCTCAAGAAATTTACTCGAAAGCACGAAATGAATCATACAAAACTCGAAATTTCAAAATACATATGCCAGAAAATACATGTCAATATACAAATTGATGTCGAAATTTACCTCAAAATAATGTTATGAACATTTTTTCTTTCTTGATGGTATTATCAATTGTTCATATTTTTTCATTATAGAATAAATATGAGAATGTTTTTTCAAGAAAAGTGTGAGAAGTTTAACGTTAGATTTGCGTTTTTTTTTTGAGTTGGCTTGAGCCAGTTGTATAATACTAGTATataactggttgtaggatagtatttgtggtgTTTGGTTGGCTACTTTGAAATGGAATAGAATAGATTGAGTACTCCATTCAAATATTTAGTTGAGTAGtaattttggaatggagttagaaccaAACAAGACTAGGCAAGTATAGATTTAGAACCTCATACCATCATACTATCAAACTTCGTCATTTCATTCCATTCGACTAATTATTGAACCAAAATACCCCTTAGTGTATTGTAAAATCGCCATAAATAAAACCATCTTATAAATCTTATCCTCCAAAAACAGACCAAATAAAATGCCATGCCTactcattttttttttgggttcaAAATGAGCGTACTATATCACGAGTTAGAATCGAACTTGAGCGTATTCTTGTTCTGAAATGTATGTCTACTCATAAGTCATTGCATAATCCTATTAATAAGAGTTTTAATTTACACAAGTCCATGTTACTATTTTTTTATCTGTTTATGAAATATCGAAAATATTGGAATTTGGTGTCATAGAGCCGAAACATTATTAATGCTAAAGTAACATTAAAAATTGTTGGTCCAAAACATTTCAGAATCAAACAGTTTATAATCCTAGGATCTCAGAACGATTCTCACGTGAAAACATGACACAAaaatattcttattattattgcaaaataattaattagCCATCATAAATTTCACGACATACTCACATAATCCATACAAATAAATTATTCATAATTTACTATCATTAACGCATGCTCGCTTCAATTTACATTTATATACTAATATAAATACAAATACGATCATcatatattttcacaaaattATAAGTCATTCATTCTTCTAAACATTAAAATTGTAGTCATGAACAAACTACTTGCTTCTACTATAATTATTCTGGCTGCTCTCTTTGTTGTGTTACTAATTGTCCCGCTCGTATCGGGATTTAGTGGTTCTAGCTTACCGTTCTTGTGGATAAGCTTGGCATGTGGTATTTTAGACATAATTATCATTCTCTCTTGGCTAATTTCTGGATGCATTCGCGGTCGTAAGAGTCGTTgccctgctcctgctcctgctcccgcTTCTGCTCCTGCTTCTCCAGCTCGTTCTGACATTCCGTGAATCGGTATTATATTTGGTATCGTATAGTTGGGTCGGGCTACATACGTTTAGCTCGTGTTATTCACGTGTTATGTAGTTAATATTTACTCCATCGGctctaatcatttgtttatctttaacCTTATAAGAATAAAAAAGAAGTGATAAATATTGagatgaaaataatattatttacctaataatattATACGTATTGTACGAAGTATCTACTAAAATCTAAATTGTGTTTAAtatgtaaatttaaataaatgcTTATAAGAAGTGGAGTAAAATAAATTTTAGCCTTTTTTTCATCTCTAATAATACTCCTATTCCATTTCTATTCTCTTAGCTTGACTAAAAGTCACGTTTATGAAAATTTGGTGAATATCATAAAATAACCTTTGACTAATAAAAAACTTAGATACAAAATAGTCCCTCGTCTCACCTATTTTTTTACGTTTACTTTTTTACATTTGCCAATGTACATTTTGTTTTGTTCATATTTACTGTAAAAAATTTAATAAAAGTTGATATTGTTAATGTAATCATTGAGATAATTTAAAAAAACCTCACATAACTATATTTTATGTGAGTATATATTAGAAATTATACTAGAAATTCTCTCCACTCACAAATAAATGAGATAATGTCAAAAGTATCAATTATATGTGAGAGAAGTTAGTTAATCGGGGTATGACCGTATGATGGACAGTCCACTATTTTTACTTATAATATTTAGAAAGCGAACAATAATTAATTTAggatatgaaaaaaaaaagacaacaaaAGTAAAACGGAGTGAGTATAAACAAATAAACCACATAAAGTGCTTATGAACATTTAGTTTCTTAAGTGTATGTCGAATATTGAGATGTGTATAACCTTGGTAAAGTCATCTCATGACTTGGATTCAAAATCCGTTAGTTTGAAAAAAACAAGATGCATTTTTGTGACTTTTTACAACCAAAAAAAGAACACAAGATGAAACCACAATATCCATGCTAgataattttaattattaattaatctTATTAATATACATGATTTTAACGGAATATTCGCGTGCTATCCCTAAACTTTACCACTTTGCGCATACCCaatattttaagtttgtgtacatataTATTACTCTTCACGTTTGATTTTTATGTATAACATATCTTTTTTGTTGCTCTAACAAACTTCAATTCAACATAACCCATGCACTAGAATTCGAAATCAGCTAGTTTCTTGTTTTACGCCCATTTTCTTGTCATAATCTACGATTCgagaaaaaaaattgtcgactgcCATTTTTTAGAGTTTTTTCACACGAAAATCTAAAATCGATCATAACCtcgatcttaaatttccgaatgacTATTTTTTGTTTTATCAAATTATAGATCTCGAAAAGGTAATCGATTTTAAAAACAAACTTGGTTATCTGATTTCTGATCTAcaatttatgctcaattgaataTTCGAAGAACGATAAAAAGAGCATGTTGTACTTGAAAATCAAACCTCAAGATTATCATGTGCACAAATTTAAAAAGTTGAGTACCACATACAAAATAACATAGTTTAGGAGTATCACACGAATTTTCCGTAATCTTAATAATTATCATATGATTCATATCACCCTAATCTTACATAATACATATATATTCcataattttattaatatatacATATTTTCTTAGCAAgaaaatcaaatattaatactTGAATTATTTTCATGCTGAAACTTGCCAAGTTGCTATATATAAATACAAATATGTTCATCGTATTTTTTTCAAAACTTAGCCGTCATTCTTCTAAGCTTTTAACATATATTAGCTAGACATGGGTTGTTTGTCGACGACACTAGCGACCGCGTCGATAAATCTGCTTATTTTCTTCGCGGTGTCCCTAGGTTTATTCTTATCACCGTTCGCTGATGGTGGTATTAGAATTAcacgatcaacgttgtttctcgCATGGGTGATATCTGGTCTTATAGCCTTACTAATGCTCTCGCTCTATTGTATGTTTAGTAGTAGCCCTCGACGTTGTAAGTGTCGCCCCGCCGCCTCGACTGCTCCTGCCACTGATGATCCTGCTGTTGCAACTTCCGTCTAGtcgtttatttattttaattgttactCGTACGTATAATTAAGATTGCTAGACATAAACATTTATTATTTATGTACGGAGTAGTATTTTATTTTTAAGGATTCGTATGTTTATGTAAGTTTTGGATCGATGTCAATCCGTCAATATGTCATGAGAAGTTTGAGTTGCCTAATTCATCTAGCATTCTAGTTAGTTCCCGTCCTCCGGTAATTCTATTTTTTCATTAATTATGGTAAATATTAGTTTGTAATCAGTCAATTTCCCCAATATATTCTCAATATCTTCAGTTCTTTAATTAGTTTTTAAAATTATATCGTTTGATCACATATTAGAAAAACCATGTTTAATAAATAAATCAATTTAGATACCTACCGTCagtaaatgtaatttataaaaaaTCGTGTCACtcctagattattattattagccaAGGCAAAATATAGGGCAATGGCCTTGATACGGACTTGTGAGGTGAGTTGGCTTATGTCCTTACTCAAGGAACTTCGTCTAATAAATATTGACTCTGCAGCCCTGGAAAGTGACAATCAAGAAATCTTTTCAATTTCTGGCAACGTTAATAATCCGCAGCAGACATTTTCAGTAAACCCCTACCTATTTCTCAACATTAGAGCAAGTTCAATTAGAGGGGACGATCATTGACATGACCCGAA
The Silene latifolia isolate original U9 population chromosome 11, ASM4854445v1, whole genome shotgun sequence genome window above contains:
- the LOC141612726 gene encoding uncharacterized protein LOC141612726 is translated as MSENSYLSDSASNPNYSNSVNDWDQNTIFFNQWQNRIMEENRVMDRILEDSLIYNPNPFFQPQNQTPRSNRRYIERNREQGYEQLFNDYFADDPVYPAHIFRRRFRMQKHVFLRIVEALSTSDDFFEQSPNGSGRLGFAALQKCTAAIRVLAYGASADSLDEYLRMSEQVIRESVVHFVEGVIANFGTQYLRTPNEEDLARLLYVGQQRGFPGMLGSIDCMHWEWKNCPTAWAGQYAGRSTKTSIILEAVASHDLWIWHAFFGTPGSCNDINVLQRSPVFNDILEGRAPQVNFVVNGQQYNMGYYLTDGIYPSWATFVKSITAPQLRKHKLFAQYQEAARKDVERAFGVLQARFSFIKRPCRIWNPSIIGKIMMACIIMHNMIVEDERDTYLNHWDTTEFNEDMSTERSAINGDEVPDNGTSQFSIGDSSLTGYMQRRSQLRDKNTHNNLKSDLIEHIWETFGNVN
- the LOC141611163 gene encoding patellin-4-like, with the protein product MTVEVAIEETQKQEVVVSEEEAKMVTENEEKVSEKPENEEKDENEAKPELIEKSSSYREESNNLSDLKESERKALTELKSLIEEAILGNTLLEKLEKKDELEGKKIEEIEDVLIWGVPLLPSKGSEGIDVILLKFLRAREFKVNETFEMLKKTLIWRENFNIGSILEEDLGVDLENAAYMSGYDRENHPVCYNIFGVFGNEELYSKTFGSEEKREQFLRSRFQFMERGIKKLDFRPGGVTSILQVYDLKNCPGPSKKEIRNATFKAIGLLQDNYPELVAKNVLINVPFWYYAFYALISPFLTQRSKSKFVVARPPKVTETLLKYIPFEEIPVQYGGLKRENEAEFDGDDRKVTEIVLKPGSTETIEIPALEAGKALVWELAVLGGEVSYKEEFIPTDEGSYTIIIQKEKKLESMEKAVRNSFKNNEAGKIVLTINNQSKKKKRAFYRYKN